One window of the Haloarcula halobia genome contains the following:
- a CDS encoding SRPBCC domain-containing protein, whose translation MPVIAASIDVSAPPATVWEVLTDVEAYPRWNTLLRVRGDLTERETVTARLSIPGLPTVAFSPTILSVVPGTEVRWRTSLFGHAAEHAFLLEPLEGGAGTRFTQHERIDGRFATPVVNRLERRMRRGFEQMNVGLRRRALELVEK comes from the coding sequence ATGCCCGTGATCGCAGCGTCCATCGACGTTTCGGCACCGCCGGCGACGGTCTGGGAGGTGCTGACCGACGTCGAGGCGTACCCTCGGTGGAACACGCTCCTCCGTGTACGCGGGGACCTGACCGAACGGGAGACGGTGACCGCTCGCCTGTCGATACCCGGACTCCCGACCGTTGCGTTTTCCCCAACGATTCTCTCGGTGGTCCCCGGGACAGAGGTGCGCTGGCGCACGTCGCTGTTCGGCCACGCCGCCGAGCACGCCTTCCTGCTCGAACCGCTCGAGGGCGGCGCGGGCACGCGGTTCACCCAGCACGAGCGAATCGACGGCCGGTTCGCCACCCCGGTCGTGAACCGGTTAGAGCGGCGGATGCGGCGGGGCTTCGAGCAGATGAACGTGGGCCTGCGGCGCAGAGCCCTCGAACTCGTAGAGAAGTAA
- a CDS encoding CDC48 family AAA ATPase, giving the protein MKLTVKPLKQKDAGRGLAAIDRGAMDEMGLENGDYIVLEGRQGNRAVARVWPGYPEDTGNGIVRIDGQLRQEAGVGIDDSVSVEKADVNPATHVTVALPQNLRVRGNVGPMIRNNLSGQAVTQGQTVPVSFGLGPLSSMSGQKIPLKIAETEPSGTVVVTDSTEIQVSEKPAEQIRGGETAEGPETPDVTYEDIGGLDGELEQVREMIELPMRHPELFQQLGIEPPKGVLLHGPPGTGKTLMAKAVANEIDAYFTTISGPEIMSKYYGESEEQLRDIFDEASENAPAIVFIDEIDSIAPKRGETQGDVERRVVAQLLSLMDGLEERGQVIVIGATNRVDAIDPALRRGGRFDREIEIGVPDKEGRKEILQVHTRGMPLSEQIDLEEYAENTHGFVGADLASLTKESAMNALRRIRPELDLESDEIDAEVLEHLEITDEDFKEAKKGIEPSALREVFVEVPDITWADVGGLEDTKERLRETIQWPLEYGSVFEAMDLQAAKGVLLYGPPGTGKTLLAKAVANEADSNFISVKGPELLNKFVGESEKGVREVFSKARENAPTVVFFDEIDSIATERGTRSGDSGVGERMVSQLLTELDGIEEMEDVVVIATSNRPDLIDSALLRPGRLDRHVHVPVPDEEARRAIFDVHTRDKPLADDVDLDRLARRTEGYVGADIEAVAREASMAATREFIASVDPEDIDDTVGNVRVTMDHFEQALDEVNASVTQETRDRYDQIEEKFQRNEPGMADEDPVGRTFQ; this is encoded by the coding sequence ATGAAACTCACCGTCAAACCACTCAAGCAGAAGGACGCCGGTCGCGGCCTGGCAGCCATCGACCGCGGTGCGATGGACGAGATGGGCCTCGAGAACGGCGATTACATCGTCCTCGAGGGGCGCCAGGGGAACCGCGCGGTCGCGCGGGTCTGGCCCGGGTACCCCGAGGACACCGGCAACGGCATCGTCCGCATCGACGGCCAGCTCCGCCAGGAGGCCGGTGTCGGCATCGACGACAGCGTCTCCGTCGAGAAGGCCGACGTGAACCCGGCGACCCACGTCACCGTCGCCTTGCCCCAGAACCTCCGCGTTCGGGGGAACGTCGGGCCGATGATCCGCAACAACCTCAGCGGCCAGGCCGTCACCCAGGGCCAGACCGTCCCCGTGAGCTTCGGCCTCGGCCCACTCTCGTCGATGTCCGGCCAGAAGATCCCGCTGAAGATCGCCGAGACCGAACCCTCCGGGACCGTCGTCGTCACCGACTCCACGGAGATTCAGGTCAGCGAGAAACCTGCCGAGCAGATCCGCGGCGGCGAGACCGCCGAGGGACCGGAGACCCCCGACGTCACCTACGAGGACATCGGCGGCCTCGACGGCGAACTCGAGCAGGTCCGCGAGATGATCGAGCTGCCGATGCGCCACCCCGAGCTCTTCCAGCAGCTCGGCATCGAACCGCCGAAGGGCGTCCTGCTGCACGGCCCGCCCGGCACCGGGAAGACGCTGATGGCCAAGGCCGTCGCCAACGAGATCGACGCGTACTTCACGACCATCTCCGGCCCGGAGATCATGTCGAAGTACTACGGCGAGAGCGAGGAGCAGCTCCGTGACATCTTCGACGAGGCCTCCGAGAACGCGCCGGCCATCGTCTTCATCGACGAGATCGACTCCATCGCACCCAAGCGCGGCGAGACCCAGGGCGACGTGGAACGCCGCGTCGTCGCCCAGTTGCTCTCGCTGATGGACGGTTTAGAGGAGCGCGGCCAGGTCATCGTCATCGGTGCGACCAACCGCGTCGACGCCATCGACCCAGCGCTCCGCCGGGGCGGCCGGTTCGACCGCGAGATCGAGATCGGCGTCCCGGACAAGGAGGGCCGCAAGGAGATCCTGCAGGTCCACACCCGCGGGATGCCCCTCTCCGAGCAGATCGACCTAGAGGAGTACGCCGAGAACACCCACGGGTTCGTCGGGGCCGACCTCGCCTCGCTGACCAAAGAGAGCGCGATGAACGCGCTCCGGCGCATCCGCCCCGAGCTCGACCTCGAGTCCGACGAGATCGACGCCGAGGTCCTAGAGCACCTGGAGATAACCGACGAGGACTTCAAGGAGGCCAAGAAGGGTATCGAGCCCTCGGCGCTCCGCGAGGTGTTCGTCGAGGTCCCCGACATCACCTGGGCCGACGTCGGCGGGCTCGAAGACACCAAAGAACGCCTCCGCGAGACCATCCAGTGGCCCCTGGAGTACGGGAGCGTCTTCGAGGCGATGGACTTACAGGCCGCGAAGGGCGTCCTGCTGTACGGCCCGCCCGGCACCGGGAAGACCCTGCTCGCGAAGGCCGTCGCCAACGAGGCCGACTCGAACTTCATCTCGGTGAAGGGGCCCGAACTGCTGAACAAGTTCGTCGGGGAGTCCGAGAAGGGCGTCCGCGAGGTGTTCAGCAAGGCCCGCGAGAACGCCCCCACGGTGGTGTTCTTCGACGAGATCGACTCCATCGCGACCGAACGGGGCACCCGGTCTGGCGACTCGGGCGTCGGCGAGCGCATGGTCAGCCAGCTGCTGACCGAACTCGACGGCATCGAGGAGATGGAGGACGTCGTCGTCATCGCGACGAGCAACCGGCCCGACCTCATCGACAGCGCCCTGCTGCGCCCCGGACGCCTGGACCGGCACGTCCACGTGCCGGTGCCCGACGAGGAGGCGCGCCGCGCCATCTTCGACGTCCACACCCGCGACAAGCCGCTGGCAGACGACGTCGACCTGGACCGCCTGGCCCGCCGCACCGAGGGCTACGTCGGGGCCGACATCGAGGCCGTCGCCCGCGAGGCGTCGATGGCCGCGACCCGCGAGTTCATCGCCAGCGTCGACCCTGAGGACATCGACGACACGGTCGGCAACGTCCGCGTGACGATGGACCACTTCGAGCAGGCCCTGGACGAGGTCAACGCCAGCGTCACCCAGGAGACCCGCGACCGCTACGACCAGATCGAAGAGAAGTTCCAGCGCAACGAACCCGGCATGGCCGACGAAGACCCCGTCGGCCGGACCTTCCAGTAG
- a CDS encoding DUF7127 family protein → MNSERTLFGDAPFRRFEYDDHVVFAADVGPVDDASVDIVDGTIIVVAGDDQYEQALPAGVDARAFINHGVLTIELSDPEEEIR, encoded by the coding sequence ATGAATTCAGAACGTACGTTGTTCGGCGACGCCCCCTTCCGTCGGTTCGAGTACGACGACCACGTCGTGTTCGCGGCGGACGTGGGACCCGTCGACGACGCCAGTGTCGACATCGTCGACGGTACGATCATCGTCGTGGCGGGCGACGACCAGTACGAACAGGCGCTCCCGGCCGGTGTGGACGCACGAGCGTTTATCAACCACGGCGTCCTCACCATCGAGCTATCCGACCCCGAGGAGGAGATTCGATGA
- a CDS encoding alpha/beta fold hydrolase — METTAHDGRETAYRHTRPEADGHTALYVHGSGATHAVWGHQYGPSGPTHPAAALDLSGHGESDDVDAGPAGAIDAYTADVAAVARAVDADVLVGNSLGGAVVQRAATELDLALSALVLLGTGPTLPVFEGLREWLESDFDRAVEFLHGRDRLFHDTGADTLARSRSQMRAVGQRVTRRDFLACHGFDGRDRLTDIDLPTLAVCGEHDRLTPRAYHEDLAASISRGEFALVPDAAHLAMVEHPAAFNEAVESFLDSLA, encoded by the coding sequence ATGGAGACCACGGCGCACGACGGACGAGAGACGGCGTATCGTCACACCCGCCCGGAAGCGGACGGTCACACCGCGCTGTACGTCCACGGGAGCGGCGCGACACACGCCGTCTGGGGCCATCAGTACGGCCCGTCGGGGCCGACGCACCCGGCGGCGGCGCTCGACCTGAGCGGCCACGGGGAGTCCGACGACGTCGACGCCGGCCCGGCGGGCGCTATCGACGCGTACACCGCCGACGTGGCGGCCGTCGCCCGGGCCGTCGACGCGGACGTCCTGGTCGGCAACTCGCTGGGTGGCGCCGTCGTCCAGCGCGCCGCCACCGAGTTGGACCTCGCCCTCTCGGCACTCGTGCTGCTCGGCACCGGGCCGACCCTCCCGGTTTTCGAGGGCCTGCGGGAGTGGCTGGAATCGGACTTCGACCGGGCCGTCGAGTTCCTCCACGGCCGGGACCGCCTGTTCCACGACACCGGCGCCGACACGCTCGCCCGGTCCCGGTCCCAGATGCGCGCCGTGGGTCAGCGGGTCACCCGCCGGGACTTCCTGGCCTGTCACGGCTTCGACGGACGGGACCGGCTGACCGACATCGACCTGCCGACCCTCGCGGTCTGTGGCGAACACGACAGACTGACCCCGCGCGCGTATCACGAGGACCTCGCCGCGTCGATATCGCGGGGCGAGTTCGCACTGGTGCCCGACGCGGCCCACCTCGCGATGGTCGAGCACCCCGCCGCGTTCAACGAGGCGGTCGAATCGTTCCTGGATTCACTCGCCTGA
- a CDS encoding metal-dependent hydrolase, translating to MPSLVVHYALVGLLAATLLGAAFDRRSLLVSLAVVTIPDVDAFIALFSTAGHRTATTNLVIPAVAAAVLAVDLYVREESFVRDRWGAYGVRVAWFCVFVYAVAHVLLDAVGGGANLLWPLHDQFYQIRGRLELSTQRGIVQTFVETSPPASESGGGGGGGGGGGGVPTLPSIGNTSEVQMSTGIDPNPGAEEQPEVVDRVFPVARGGWQLYLLIVGTLATAARFVVGYDLPEE from the coding sequence ATGCCCTCGCTGGTGGTCCACTACGCGCTGGTCGGACTGCTCGCGGCGACGTTGCTCGGGGCGGCGTTCGACCGGCGGTCGCTCCTGGTGTCGCTCGCCGTGGTGACGATTCCCGACGTCGACGCGTTCATCGCGCTGTTCTCGACGGCGGGCCATCGAACGGCGACGACGAACCTCGTGATTCCCGCCGTCGCGGCGGCAGTCCTCGCCGTCGACCTCTACGTGCGTGAGGAGTCGTTCGTCAGGGACCGGTGGGGGGCCTACGGGGTCCGCGTCGCCTGGTTCTGCGTCTTCGTCTACGCCGTCGCGCACGTCCTGCTGGACGCCGTCGGCGGCGGCGCGAACCTGCTGTGGCCGCTGCACGACCAGTTCTACCAGATTCGCGGGCGACTGGAGCTGTCGACCCAGCGCGGCATCGTCCAGACGTTCGTCGAGACAAGCCCACCCGCGTCGGAGAGTGGCGGCGGTGGCGGTGGCGGTGGCGGCGGTGGCGGCGTACCAACCCTCCCGTCTATCGGCAACACGAGCGAGGTCCAGATGAGCACGGGTATCGACCCCAATCCGGGCGCCGAGGAACAGCCGGAGGTCGTCGACCGCGTGTTCCCCGTCGCGCGCGGCGGCTGGCAACTGTACCTCCTGATAGTGGGGACGCTCGCCACCGCCGCTCGCTTCGTCGTCGGCTACGACCTGCCCGAGGAGTGA
- a CDS encoding DUF5794 domain-containing protein — MSSSRHPVALDVERQVGRGGRLLATVMGLPLVDGIFPALVLAGALSTATGMLEVGLLVFGGSAMVAVVLAELDGTPREQARVVLLIGAVLLPLAVLEAALAPTLAAVVDLATFERFAGIVILAVAAQTASARVGEYLPRPAVIVGLGLLASVDPAGARLVVDANTELMARAAATAGIGVGFALAVALTSPWLRNAVDIDRFRFGSAVALGVLALSVLGVMPTTAPVALAVLAVTALLSFDPQEVRERHTEYRPDHVDLTAAFADGGASQGVAGSEGTDAGAAVDYDPDEERAPWL; from the coding sequence ATGAGTAGCTCCAGACACCCGGTCGCACTCGACGTCGAGCGGCAGGTCGGTCGTGGCGGGCGACTCCTCGCCACCGTCATGGGCCTCCCACTGGTCGACGGCATCTTCCCGGCGCTCGTCCTCGCTGGCGCGCTCTCGACGGCCACTGGCATGCTCGAGGTGGGCCTGCTCGTCTTCGGCGGGTCCGCGATGGTCGCCGTCGTCCTCGCGGAACTCGACGGCACGCCACGCGAGCAAGCGAGAGTCGTGCTCCTCATCGGCGCCGTGTTGCTCCCGCTCGCGGTCCTCGAGGCCGCCCTGGCCCCGACCCTCGCCGCCGTCGTCGATCTCGCGACGTTCGAGCGGTTCGCCGGCATCGTCATCCTGGCCGTCGCAGCCCAGACCGCGAGCGCCCGCGTCGGCGAGTATCTGCCCCGGCCGGCCGTCATCGTCGGCCTCGGTCTGCTCGCGAGCGTCGATCCGGCGGGCGCGCGACTCGTGGTCGATGCCAACACGGAGCTGATGGCTCGCGCGGCCGCCACCGCCGGCATCGGCGTCGGGTTCGCCCTCGCTGTCGCACTCACGAGCCCGTGGCTCCGCAACGCCGTCGACATCGACCGGTTCCGCTTCGGGAGCGCCGTCGCCCTGGGCGTCCTGGCACTGTCGGTGCTCGGCGTGATGCCGACGACCGCGCCCGTCGCCCTGGCGGTGCTCGCCGTGACTGCGCTGCTCTCGTTCGACCCACAGGAGGTCCGCGAGCGCCACACGGAGTACCGACCGGACCACGTCGACCTCACCGCCGCCTTCGCCGACGGCGGAGCCTCCCAGGGCGTCGCCGGCAGCGAGGGGACCGATGCAGGTGCCGCGGTCGACTACGACCCCGACGAGGAACGCGCGCCCTGGCTCTGA
- the guaB gene encoding IMP dehydrogenase, translating into MANDSEPFSEKLRVPEALTFDDVLLRPKESRVEPDEADTTTRVTKSVKLQKPVLTAAMDTVTEGDMAIAMARQGGLGVLHRNMDVPEMVAEIERVKRADELIIRNVVTARPDQTVREVDEMMEREGVSGAPVVDEATDEVLGIISGTDIRPYLEVGEDDAVSDAMTDEVVTAPEDVSPREALELMYDHKIERVPIVDDENRLVGLVTMQGILQRREYDEAARAEDGSLRCGAAVGPFEVDRAQAADEAGVDILFIDCAHAHNANVIDSARDIKAEVDADVVVGNIGTREAAEAVVDFADGVKVGIGPGSICTTRVVTGAGMPQITAVAQVADVASQHDVPVIADGGIRYSGDAIKAIAAGADAVMLGSYFAGTDEAPGRVITMNGKKYKQYRGMGSVGAMNEGGGERYLKDDEENEEYVPEGVEAATPYKGSLASELHQLVGGMQSGMGYVGAETIPEFKERAEFVRVSAAGQQESHPHDVMITDEAPNYSPDS; encoded by the coding sequence ATGGCGAACGATTCCGAGCCCTTTTCGGAGAAACTCCGCGTTCCGGAGGCGCTGACCTTCGACGACGTACTGCTTCGACCGAAGGAGTCCCGCGTCGAACCCGACGAGGCCGATACGACGACGCGAGTGACCAAATCGGTCAAACTCCAGAAGCCGGTCCTCACCGCCGCGATGGACACCGTCACCGAGGGCGACATGGCCATCGCGATGGCCCGGCAGGGCGGCCTGGGTGTGCTCCACCGCAACATGGACGTCCCGGAGATGGTCGCCGAGATAGAGCGCGTCAAGCGCGCCGACGAACTCATCATCCGCAACGTCGTCACCGCACGGCCCGACCAGACCGTCCGCGAGGTCGACGAGATGATGGAGCGGGAGGGCGTCTCCGGAGCCCCGGTCGTCGACGAGGCGACCGACGAGGTGCTGGGCATCATCTCCGGGACGGACATCCGCCCGTACCTCGAGGTCGGCGAGGACGACGCCGTCAGCGACGCGATGACCGACGAGGTCGTCACCGCACCCGAAGACGTCAGCCCGCGCGAGGCACTCGAGCTCATGTACGACCACAAGATCGAACGCGTCCCCATCGTGGACGACGAGAATCGGCTCGTCGGTCTCGTGACGATGCAGGGGATCCTCCAGCGCCGCGAGTACGACGAGGCGGCCCGCGCCGAGGACGGCAGTCTTCGCTGTGGCGCGGCCGTCGGCCCGTTCGAGGTAGACCGTGCCCAGGCCGCCGACGAAGCCGGCGTCGACATCCTCTTTATCGACTGCGCTCACGCGCACAACGCCAACGTCATCGACAGCGCCCGCGATATCAAGGCCGAGGTCGACGCCGACGTCGTGGTCGGCAACATCGGCACCCGCGAGGCCGCCGAGGCCGTCGTGGACTTCGCCGACGGCGTGAAGGTCGGCATCGGCCCGGGCTCTATCTGCACCACCCGCGTGGTCACCGGGGCCGGGATGCCCCAGATCACGGCCGTCGCGCAGGTCGCCGACGTCGCCAGCCAGCACGACGTGCCCGTCATCGCCGACGGCGGCATCCGGTACTCCGGTGACGCCATCAAGGCCATCGCCGCCGGCGCCGACGCCGTCATGCTCGGCTCGTACTTCGCCGGGACCGACGAGGCCCCGGGCCGCGTCATCACGATGAACGGCAAGAAGTACAAGCAGTACCGCGGGATGGGCAGCGTCGGCGCGATGAACGAAGGTGGCGGCGAGCGCTACCTGAAGGACGACGAGGAAAACGAGGAGTACGTCCCCGAGGGCGTCGAGGCCGCGACGCCGTACAAGGGCTCGCTCGCCTCCGAACTCCACCAGCTCGTCGGCGGGATGCAGTCCGGCATGGGCTACGTCGGCGCCGAGACCATCCCCGAGTTCAAGGAACGCGCCGAGTTCGTCCGCGTCTCCGCGGCCGGCCAGCAGGAGAGCCACCCACACGACGTGATGATCACGGACGAAGCGCCCAACTACAGCCCGGACAGCTAA
- a CDS encoding PRC-barrel domain-containing protein yields the protein MDPESVPQEITTLVGREVYSNNGVFVGEVEDLRLDLDRQEVTGLALHQVNTELFDQEVRTARGIILPYRWVQAVGDVIIVNDIVERLRNPDDEEEEVPA from the coding sequence ATGGACCCGGAGAGCGTTCCACAGGAGATAACGACACTCGTCGGGCGCGAGGTGTACTCGAACAATGGCGTCTTCGTCGGCGAAGTCGAGGACCTCCGCCTCGACCTGGACCGCCAGGAAGTCACCGGCCTCGCCCTGCACCAGGTCAACACCGAGCTGTTCGACCAGGAGGTCCGAACCGCACGCGGCATCATCCTCCCGTACCGGTGGGTACAGGCCGTCGGCGACGTCATCATCGTCAACGACATCGTCGAGCGCCTGCGCAACCCCGACGACGAAGAAGAGGAAGTCCCGGCCTAG
- a CDS encoding GNAT family N-acetyltransferase: MSSYVLHSGPDDELGDRARAVRRTVFIEEQGVPERIEMDDKDEAARHFLVTDDGDPVATARTRFVDETTVKVERVAVLDAYRGEGLGERVMDAAEQDARERGARSALVHAQRRVEEFYTDLGYETVGEEFEEAGIPHVEMGKSL; the protein is encoded by the coding sequence GTGTCATCCTACGTCCTCCACAGCGGTCCCGACGATGAACTCGGCGACCGGGCCCGAGCGGTCCGCCGGACGGTGTTCATCGAAGAGCAGGGCGTCCCCGAGCGCATCGAGATGGACGACAAGGACGAGGCTGCCAGGCACTTCCTCGTCACCGACGACGGCGACCCGGTCGCGACGGCGCGGACCCGGTTCGTCGACGAGACGACGGTGAAGGTCGAACGGGTCGCGGTCCTCGACGCCTACCGTGGCGAGGGGCTGGGCGAGCGGGTGATGGACGCCGCCGAACAGGACGCGAGAGAGCGCGGCGCGAGGTCGGCACTGGTCCACGCCCAGCGCCGCGTCGAGGAGTTCTACACCGACCTGGGCTACGAGACAGTCGGCGAGGAGTTCGAGGAGGCCGGCATCCCGCACGTCGAGATGGGTAAGTCCCTGTAG
- a CDS encoding thioredoxin family protein, translating into MRDAGSNTDDDVPDPEPQSVDAPIHVESTAHFESLVADHDPVLVDLYADWCGPCKMLEPVVAALAAETPAVVATVDVDQRQQLAQALDVHGIPTVLLYDDGDQVERLVGMRDESTLRELVARYV; encoded by the coding sequence ATGCGTGACGCAGGCTCGAATACGGACGACGACGTCCCGGACCCGGAACCGCAGTCGGTCGACGCACCGATCCACGTCGAGAGCACAGCGCACTTCGAGTCGCTGGTCGCCGACCACGACCCCGTCCTCGTGGACCTGTATGCCGACTGGTGTGGCCCCTGCAAGATGCTCGAACCAGTCGTGGCGGCGCTCGCCGCCGAGACGCCGGCCGTCGTGGCGACGGTCGACGTCGACCAACGCCAGCAGCTGGCCCAGGCGCTCGACGTCCATGGCATCCCGACGGTCCTGCTCTACGACGACGGTGACCAGGTAGAGCGCCTGGTCGGGATGCGCGACGAGTCGACCCTGCGTGAACTCGTCGCCCGGTACGTCTGA
- a CDS encoding DHH family phosphoesterase — protein MSAASGITMASMSTYAILGCGSVGHAVAEELVEEGKDVLILDADEGRVEALRDQDLNAQQADIAEEHIVETVSDRDVVLIMSPDVEANAEAVLNIREAGGDQFIVARADDPVSADELADLGADVVINPSAVIADSALRALETGELEYKATQLGDVIDGTEERMAILVQRSPDPDSIASAAALRAIARSRDVEADIVYEGEIGRQENRAFVNLLGIELAAREDVDLSEYDTFALVDVAKGGEPSIEDIDIIIDHYEHEDDHDATFSDIRPNVSATSTILTKYIQELDLNLNETVATALLYGIRAETLDFKRDTTPADLTAAAYLYPFADHDTLEQVESPSMSPETLDVLAEAIRNREVQGSHLVSNAGFIRDRDALSQAAQHLLNLEGITTTAVFAIADDTIYLAARSKDIRMNIGKVLGDAFGEMGKTAGHSTDASVEIPLGIFTGLDTSDGNRDTLLELTESAVKQKLFQAMGVDSSSENGNGN, from the coding sequence ATGAGTGCAGCCAGCGGCATCACGATGGCCTCGATGTCTACCTACGCCATCCTCGGGTGTGGGAGCGTCGGCCACGCCGTGGCGGAGGAGCTCGTCGAGGAAGGCAAGGACGTCCTCATCCTCGACGCCGACGAGGGCCGCGTCGAGGCCCTGCGGGACCAGGACCTGAACGCACAGCAGGCGGATATCGCCGAGGAGCACATCGTCGAGACGGTCAGCGACCGCGACGTCGTGCTCATCATGTCGCCGGACGTCGAGGCAAACGCCGAGGCCGTACTGAACATCCGCGAGGCCGGCGGCGACCAGTTCATCGTCGCCCGGGCGGACGACCCCGTCTCGGCCGACGAATTGGCCGACCTGGGTGCCGACGTCGTCATCAACCCCTCGGCGGTCATCGCCGACTCGGCCCTGCGAGCACTGGAGACGGGCGAACTCGAATACAAGGCGACCCAGCTGGGCGACGTCATCGACGGCACGGAAGAACGGATGGCGATTCTCGTCCAGCGCTCGCCCGACCCGGACTCCATCGCGTCCGCGGCGGCGCTCAGGGCCATCGCCCGGAGCCGTGACGTCGAGGCCGACATCGTCTACGAGGGGGAGATCGGCCGCCAGGAGAACCGCGCGTTCGTCAACCTGCTGGGCATCGAACTCGCTGCGCGGGAAGACGTGGACCTGAGCGAGTACGACACCTTCGCGCTCGTCGACGTCGCGAAGGGCGGCGAACCGAGCATCGAGGACATCGACATCATCATCGACCACTACGAGCACGAGGACGACCACGACGCGACGTTCTCGGACATCCGGCCGAACGTCTCGGCGACGTCGACCATCCTCACGAAGTACATCCAGGAACTGGACCTGAACCTGAACGAGACGGTTGCGACGGCACTGCTCTACGGGATTCGCGCGGAGACGCTCGATTTCAAACGCGACACGACCCCCGCGGACCTGACCGCGGCGGCGTACCTCTACCCGTTTGCCGACCACGATACCCTAGAACAGGTCGAGTCGCCCTCGATGAGCCCCGAGACGCTCGACGTGCTGGCAGAGGCCATCCGGAACCGGGAGGTCCAGGGCAGTCACCTCGTCTCGAACGCGGGGTTCATCCGCGACCGGGACGCCCTCTCGCAGGCGGCCCAGCACCTCCTCAACCTGGAGGGCATCACGACGACGGCGGTGTTTGCCATCGCCGACGACACCATCTACCTGGCCGCGCGCTCGAAGGACATCCGCATGAACATCGGCAAGGTCCTTGGGGACGCTTTCGGCGAGATGGGCAAGACGGCCGGCCACTCGACGGACGCGAGCGTCGAGATCCCCCTGGGCATCTTCACGGGCCTCGATACGAGCGACGGGAACCGCGACACGCTGCTGGAGCTGACGGAGTCAGCAGTCAAGCAGAAACTGTTCCAGGCGATGGGCGTCGACAGCTCGAGCGAGAACGGGAACGGCAACTAG
- a CDS encoding protein sorting system archaetidylserine synthase (This PssA-like phosphatidyltransferase, along with a PssD-like decarboxylase, is required in Haloarchaea for the archaeosortase ArtA to replace the PGF-CTERM sorting signal with a C-terminal lipid anchor.), translated as MGFDVRRRLSVADTVTLANAVVGFAAGAVAYTDLQLAARLMLLAIILDAVDGIVAREGDSSAVGPLLDSITDVISFGATPSLFLFVALTGAYGSVGEASPVVVVGITLLAAVYAVFSVVRTAFYTTYIEGVDARPGIPNTLGVIILATAYLSGITNPLVLAAGAVVLSLLMVAPFDFPKPGARTAIPMGAVLSISVVAPTALGRLGPRVMLVVALLFLTLGPRYYWEGTEASGE; from the coding sequence ATGGGCTTCGACGTGCGCCGACGGCTCAGTGTCGCCGACACGGTCACGCTCGCCAACGCGGTGGTCGGATTCGCCGCGGGCGCGGTGGCCTACACCGACCTCCAGCTCGCGGCTCGACTCATGCTCCTCGCGATAATCCTGGATGCCGTCGACGGCATCGTCGCCCGCGAGGGCGACAGTTCGGCGGTCGGTCCTCTGCTCGACTCCATCACGGACGTCATCTCCTTCGGGGCGACGCCGAGCCTGTTCCTTTTCGTCGCGCTGACAGGAGCCTACGGCAGCGTCGGCGAGGCGTCGCCGGTCGTCGTCGTCGGCATCACGCTACTCGCCGCAGTCTATGCCGTCTTCTCGGTCGTCCGAACCGCGTTCTACACGACCTACATCGAAGGCGTCGACGCCCGACCCGGCATCCCAAACACGCTGGGCGTCATCATCCTCGCGACGGCCTACCTCTCCGGGATCACGAACCCGCTCGTCCTCGCCGCCGGCGCCGTCGTCCTCTCGCTTCTGATGGTCGCCCCCTTCGACTTCCCCAAACCGGGCGCCAGGACGGCGATACCGATGGGCGCCGTCCTCTCGATCTCCGTCGTCGCACCGACGGCGCTTGGTCGGCTGGGGCCCCGGGTGATGCTCGTCGTGGCGCTGCTCTTTCTCACACTCGGTCCGCGCTACTACTGGGAGGGGACCGAGGCATCAGGCGAGTGA